The following proteins are co-located in the Sphingomonas donggukensis genome:
- a CDS encoding glycosyltransferase family 39 protein: protein MPAHRIPFLPLSIAVIAALGLGVRIASAHGALWLDEAWSAAFARDVATPVGVFVGINHDNNHHLNTLWLQLVGWDAAPVVQRALSIATGTLAILVAAAIGMRRSAGTGLVTAALFAFSPMLVIYGSEARGYAPMMLALLVAVLIVERWLEDRKRPAPAIGLSVAVLLGILSQMTMVFALPALAGWAAWQCWRDDRASAIRDTARLMALPVATAALAALAILRWLPGAHGFQFGAYQPYALIDQARGLTDMIAYTLALPVNPVAAILVGMAAAWMVVRSPKAAQSPFHALAIFGLPLAIALLHIGNAGMSRYYLLSSVALLLMLGNALGGALIAGGRRRWVALALMVGFGIGAMAYAIDLVGNRRGDPARAIATIARSSPAGAAIALDRPRASAVIEAAAAARRYPVRVLPCGDWLFVDRDGDEPFPDRPRRCGVTFHAVASGHPSGLSGTHWTLYERRP from the coding sequence GTGCCCGCCCACCGCATTCCTTTCCTGCCGCTGTCGATCGCGGTCATCGCCGCGTTGGGACTCGGCGTGCGTATCGCGAGTGCGCACGGTGCGTTGTGGCTGGACGAGGCATGGTCGGCGGCCTTCGCGCGCGATGTGGCGACGCCGGTCGGCGTCTTCGTCGGCATCAACCACGACAACAACCATCACCTGAACACGCTGTGGCTCCAACTTGTCGGCTGGGACGCAGCGCCCGTCGTCCAGCGCGCACTGTCGATCGCCACGGGAACGCTCGCGATCCTCGTCGCCGCCGCGATCGGTATGCGGCGCAGCGCAGGAACGGGTCTCGTCACGGCGGCGCTTTTCGCCTTTTCCCCGATGCTCGTGATCTATGGCAGCGAGGCGCGCGGCTATGCGCCGATGATGCTGGCATTGCTCGTCGCCGTGCTGATCGTCGAGCGGTGGCTGGAGGACCGTAAGCGCCCCGCCCCGGCGATCGGCCTGTCGGTTGCCGTGCTGCTCGGCATCCTGTCGCAGATGACGATGGTCTTCGCCCTGCCCGCGCTTGCCGGATGGGCGGCGTGGCAGTGCTGGCGAGACGATCGCGCGTCGGCGATCCGCGACACCGCGCGGTTGATGGCGCTGCCGGTCGCGACGGCGGCGCTTGCCGCGCTCGCCATCCTGCGCTGGCTGCCTGGCGCCCACGGCTTCCAGTTCGGTGCGTACCAACCCTATGCCCTGATCGACCAGGCGCGCGGGCTGACCGACATGATAGCCTACACGCTGGCGCTACCCGTCAACCCGGTCGCGGCCATCCTGGTCGGCATGGCGGCGGCGTGGATGGTGGTCCGGTCGCCAAAGGCGGCACAGTCGCCCTTCCATGCCCTCGCCATTTTCGGCCTGCCGCTCGCCATCGCGCTGCTGCACATCGGCAACGCCGGCATGTCGCGCTATTATCTCCTCTCCAGTGTCGCGCTGCTGCTGATGCTCGGCAACGCTCTTGGCGGGGCGCTGATCGCCGGCGGCAGGCGCCGATGGGTCGCCCTCGCGCTGATGGTCGGGTTCGGGATCGGCGCGATGGCCTATGCGATCGATCTGGTCGGCAATCGCCGCGGCGACCCCGCCCGCGCGATTGCGACGATCGCGCGGAGCAGCCCGGCGGGGGCCGCGATCGCGCTGGATCGCCCGCGCGCATCCGCGGTGATCGAGGCGGCGGCCGCCGCGCGGCGCTACCCGGTGCGCGTGCTCCCCTGCGGCGACTGGCTGTTCGTCGACCGCGACGGCGACGAACCCTTCCCCGATCGCCCGAGGCGCTGCGGCGTGACCTTCCATGCCGTCGCCAGCGGCCATCCGAGCGGCCTGTCGGGCACCCACTGGACTTTGTACGAACGCCGCCCCTAG
- a CDS encoding DUF6975 family protein, with translation MAFGTVHSARYGEAWDALTALVAAEGSRREAYATALARPGAAMRDLADAAHCLCLLHGRHPGVIDFAAERATDPVVEAWLTEAAAAFADERAMLVGLVAAVGPLPSTPGQAETEGAILGQRHAMDMIATSDRAGCPIGATMALVLDWPAIRGVLETVAERLGRPIPALRLPEARDGATVIAALATSAAFERAMLFGAQQTLAQHRALWQLLDARSTARAGN, from the coding sequence ATGGCGTTCGGAACGGTACACAGCGCGCGCTACGGTGAGGCATGGGATGCCCTGACCGCGCTTGTCGCCGCCGAGGGCAGCAGGCGCGAGGCCTATGCCACCGCCCTCGCCCGCCCGGGCGCCGCGATGCGCGACCTGGCGGACGCAGCACACTGCCTCTGCCTGCTCCACGGGCGCCATCCGGGCGTCATCGATTTCGCCGCGGAACGCGCGACCGACCCGGTAGTCGAGGCGTGGCTGACCGAAGCTGCCGCGGCTTTCGCCGACGAACGCGCCATGCTCGTCGGCCTAGTCGCCGCGGTCGGCCCCCTGCCTTCGACGCCGGGACAGGCCGAAACCGAAGGCGCGATCCTGGGCCAGCGCCACGCGATGGACATGATCGCGACGTCCGACCGCGCCGGCTGCCCGATCGGCGCGACGATGGCGCTGGTGCTCGACTGGCCGGCGATCCGCGGCGTGCTGGAAACCGTCGCCGAGCGGCTGGGCCGCCCGATCCCCGCCCTCCGCCTGCCGGAAGCGCGTGACGGCGCCACCGTGATCGCCGCGCTCGCGACCTCGGCGGCGTTCGAACGGGCGATGCTGTTCGGCGCGCAGCAGACGCTCGCGCAACACCGGGCGCTCTGGCAGTTGCTCGACGCGCGCTCGACGGCCCGCGCGGGCAACTGA
- a CDS encoding Hpt domain-containing protein — translation MAYDPGAIDATLAAAVGDEPALIAELREAFLDSAKAGLTSLTRASDAATWKDAALRLKGLAASFGAVRLMALAGDAALVPVGDVETLRKLRRAVDRL, via the coding sequence ATGGCCTATGATCCCGGAGCAATCGATGCGACGCTGGCAGCGGCGGTGGGCGACGAACCCGCGCTGATCGCCGAACTGCGCGAGGCGTTCCTCGACAGCGCGAAAGCCGGGCTGACCAGCCTGACCCGCGCGAGCGACGCCGCGACGTGGAAGGACGCGGCGCTGCGCCTGAAGGGCCTGGCTGCCAGCTTCGGTGCGGTCCGCCTGATGGCACTGGCCGGCGACGCTGCGCTGGTGCCGGTCGGCGACGTCGAGACCCTCAGGAAACTGCGCCGCGCGGTCGACCGGCTGTAA
- a CDS encoding AAA family ATPase, with product MRFEGTQEYVATDDLKVAVNAAVTLRRPLLVKGEPGTGKTVLAYEIAKAVGAPLIEWNVKSTTKAQQGLYEYDAVARLRDGQLGDERVHDIANYIRRGKLWEAFTAPQLPVLLIDEIDKADIEFPNDLLQELDRMEFHVYETKETVRAVERPIVVITSNNEKELPDAFLRRCFFHYIKFPDRQTMQAIVDVHFPGIQKLLVSKAMDVFYDIREVPGLKKKPSTSELLDWLKLLLHEDMPLEVLQNRDPTKAIPPLHGALLKNEQDVMLFERLAFMAKRQQR from the coding sequence ATGCGGTTCGAGGGCACTCAGGAATATGTGGCGACCGACGACCTGAAAGTCGCCGTCAACGCCGCCGTCACCCTCCGCCGCCCCCTTCTGGTCAAGGGCGAGCCGGGCACCGGCAAGACCGTGCTCGCCTACGAAATCGCCAAGGCGGTCGGCGCGCCGCTGATCGAGTGGAACGTCAAGTCGACCACGAAGGCGCAGCAGGGCCTGTATGAATATGACGCGGTCGCCCGCCTGCGCGACGGCCAGCTGGGCGACGAACGCGTCCATGACATCGCCAACTACATCCGCCGCGGCAAATTGTGGGAAGCCTTCACCGCGCCGCAGCTGCCCGTGCTGCTGATCGACGAGATCGACAAGGCCGATATCGAATTTCCGAACGACCTGCTCCAGGAACTCGATCGCATGGAGTTCCATGTGTACGAGACCAAGGAAACTGTGCGCGCCGTAGAGCGCCCGATCGTCGTCATCACGTCGAACAACGAAAAGGAGCTGCCCGACGCGTTCCTGCGCCGGTGCTTCTTCCACTATATCAAATTCCCTGATCGCCAGACGATGCAGGCCATCGTCGACGTTCACTTCCCCGGTATCCAGAAGCTGCTGGTGTCGAAAGCGATGGACGTCTTCTACGACATCCGCGAAGTGCCCGGCCTGAAGAAAAAGCCGTCGACCAGCGAGCTGCTCGACTGGCTGAAGCTCCTGCTCCACGAGGACATGCCGCTCGAAGTGCTGCAGAACCGCGACCCGACGAAGGCGATCCCGCCGCTCCACGGCGCGCTGCTGAAGAACGAACAGGACGTGATGCTGTTCGAACGGCTGGCGTTCATGGCGAAACGCCAGCAACGATAA
- a CDS encoding vWA domain-containing protein, protein MFFGFLDELRAAGIPASLKEHLILLEALDREVIDRTPEAFYYLARATFVKDEGLLDRFDQVFAKVFRGVATSYGVQGADIPEDWLKAVAQKYLSPEEMEKIASLGRWDEIMETLKKRLEEQQGRHQGGNKWVGTGGTSPYGNSGYNPEGVRIGGESTHKRAIKVWDQREFRNLDNTRELGTRNIKVAMRRLRRFAREGAADELDIDGTIEGTAKQGWLDVRMRPERHNAVKLLLFLDVGGSMDPFVKLCEELFSAATAEFKNLEFFYFHNCPYEGVWKDNRRRFAERTPTWDVLHKFGHDYKVVFVGDASMSPYEITHPGGSVEHMNEESGAVWLHRLTSTYPASVWLNPVPAEQWGYSQSVRIIRELMTDRMFPLTLAGLDDAMRELGRKH, encoded by the coding sequence ATGTTCTTCGGCTTCCTCGACGAGCTTCGCGCCGCCGGCATCCCGGCGAGCCTCAAGGAGCATCTGATCCTGCTTGAGGCGCTCGACCGCGAGGTGATCGATCGCACGCCCGAGGCGTTCTACTACCTCGCCCGCGCGACGTTCGTGAAGGACGAGGGGTTGCTCGACCGCTTCGACCAGGTGTTCGCCAAGGTCTTCCGCGGTGTCGCCACCAGCTACGGCGTGCAGGGTGCCGACATTCCCGAGGACTGGCTGAAGGCCGTCGCCCAAAAATATCTCAGTCCTGAAGAGATGGAAAAGATCGCCTCGCTCGGCCGCTGGGACGAGATCATGGAAACGCTGAAGAAGCGGCTCGAGGAACAGCAGGGCCGCCACCAGGGCGGCAACAAATGGGTCGGCACCGGCGGCACATCCCCCTACGGCAATTCGGGGTACAATCCCGAAGGCGTGCGGATCGGCGGCGAGAGCACGCACAAGCGCGCGATCAAGGTGTGGGACCAGCGCGAATTCCGCAATCTCGACAACACCCGCGAGCTCGGCACCCGCAACATCAAGGTCGCGATGCGCCGCCTGCGCCGCTTCGCGCGGGAGGGCGCCGCCGACGAGCTCGATATCGACGGCACGATCGAAGGTACGGCGAAGCAGGGTTGGCTCGACGTCCGCATGCGGCCCGAGCGGCACAATGCGGTCAAGCTGCTGCTGTTCCTCGACGTCGGCGGATCGATGGATCCGTTCGTGAAGCTTTGCGAAGAGCTGTTCAGCGCCGCCACCGCCGAATTCAAGAATCTCGAATTCTTCTACTTCCACAACTGCCCGTACGAAGGCGTGTGGAAGGACAACCGCCGCCGCTTCGCCGAGCGCACGCCGACTTGGGACGTGCTCCACAAGTTCGGCCACGACTATAAGGTCGTGTTCGTCGGCGACGCGTCGATGAGTCCGTACGAGATCACCCACCCCGGCGGCTCGGTCGAGCATATGAACGAGGAGTCGGGCGCGGTTTGGCTGCACCGGCTGACCAGCACCTATCCGGCGAGCGTCTGGCTGAACCCCGTGCCGGCGGAGCAATGGGGCTATTCGCAGTCGGTACGCATCATCCGCGAATTGATGACCGACCGCATGTTCCCGTTGACCCTCGCGGGACTCGACGACGCGATGCGCGAGCTGGGGCGCAAGCATTGA
- a CDS encoding DUF2141 domain-containing protein: MIGLKLLLGATALVAASPAIAGDVVVTLSGVKPKGGSMVVALYDANTFFKARPPYMTSVKVPADGVVTVTLPKIPAGDYAVSAFHDADGNGTLTMKDGRMAEGTALSNAEKLRGAPTFDVTRIAIPATGAAVRLAMSYPEDRSGW, from the coding sequence ATGATCGGTCTGAAGCTGCTGCTGGGCGCCACCGCGTTGGTCGCGGCATCCCCTGCCATCGCTGGCGACGTGGTCGTGACGCTGAGCGGCGTGAAGCCCAAAGGCGGGTCGATGGTAGTGGCGCTCTACGACGCCAACACCTTCTTCAAGGCGCGTCCACCCTATATGACGAGCGTGAAGGTGCCCGCCGATGGCGTGGTCACCGTGACGCTGCCCAAGATTCCGGCGGGCGACTATGCGGTCAGCGCCTTCCACGACGCCGACGGCAACGGCACGCTGACGATGAAGGATGGCCGCATGGCCGAGGGCACGGCGTTGTCGAATGCAGAGAAGCTGCGCGGCGCTCCCACGTTCGACGTCACGCGAATCGCCATTCCCGCAACCGGCGCCGCGGTGAGGCTGGCGATGAGCTATCCTGAGGATCGCAGCGGCTGGTGA
- a CDS encoding CHAP domain-containing protein produces the protein MGPGKFARACFVLALAIAPLPAAASILSYVGQCVPFAREASGVRIFGDAWTWWDQADGRYPRGHVPKVGAVVAFERSAKLRLGHVAVVSRIVEKRVLMLTHANWSRQNGERGHVEQDVTLFDVSPGNDWSEVKVWYRDSDGLGGSTYPVHGFIYGPRAGVTRELSAESPDYVASLIDAYGR, from the coding sequence ATGGGACCGGGGAAGTTCGCAAGGGCGTGTTTCGTGCTGGCGCTGGCAATCGCGCCGCTGCCCGCCGCCGCATCCATCCTGAGTTACGTCGGCCAGTGCGTGCCCTTTGCGCGGGAAGCGTCGGGCGTGCGCATCTTCGGCGATGCGTGGACGTGGTGGGACCAGGCCGACGGCCGCTATCCGCGCGGACATGTACCCAAGGTCGGTGCGGTCGTGGCCTTCGAACGCTCGGCGAAGCTCCGTCTCGGCCATGTCGCCGTCGTCAGCCGAATCGTCGAGAAGCGCGTGCTGATGCTGACCCACGCCAACTGGTCGCGCCAGAACGGCGAGCGCGGCCATGTCGAGCAGGACGTGACTCTGTTCGACGTCTCGCCCGGCAACGACTGGAGCGAAGTGAAGGTCTGGTACCGCGACAGCGACGGCCTCGGCGGATCGACCTATCCGGTCCACGGCTTCATCTACGGCCCGCGCGCCGGCGTGACCCGCGAGTTGAGCGCCGAGTCGCCCGATTACGTCGCCTCGCTGATCGACGCCTACGGGCGCTGA